A window from Entomoplasma freundtii encodes these proteins:
- the hisS gene encoding histidine--tRNA ligase has translation MMIKRPRGTRDFFKNDLIHYQFLETTLKNILTDFNFQEIRTPLLETEELFCRSVGEETDVVSKEMYQFIDKKGRKLVLRPEGTAPIVRALIENKWYLPEYLPLKLYYLGPMFRYERPQIGRYRQFDQLGVEIYGEANLYQDLELISLIKGITDTFGLTQEVELEVNYLVSGANRQDYLTLLKKCLHHENQSRPLCDDCRRRLETNPLRTLDCKIDNIQAIENLPLMKDFLTTTESNDWEDFLMGLNELEIPWKWNPLLVRGLDYYTGLVFELKIKKPILGSQTTLLAGGRYNELVQSLDGPHLPAIGFGLGIDRFLLTLEALNYPFPKTDSPVIITVPLTKEAVLWNLTFLHKLRQNHLKVETDLTLKGLKHGFKQAQKTKARFLLVIGDKEMKNHQGQLKDQITGQSIILPLAEIPNYLLNHRQ, from the coding sequence ATGATGATAAAACGACCTCGTGGAACCCGTGATTTTTTTAAAAATGATCTTATTCATTACCAATTTTTAGAAACCACCTTAAAGAATATTCTTACGGATTTTAATTTCCAGGAAATTCGGACTCCATTACTAGAAACTGAAGAACTTTTTTGCCGAAGTGTTGGTGAAGAGACTGATGTTGTGTCCAAAGAAATGTACCAATTTATTGACAAAAAAGGTCGTAAATTAGTTTTAAGGCCTGAAGGAACAGCGCCAATTGTGCGAGCTTTAATTGAAAATAAATGATATTTGCCAGAATATTTACCACTTAAGCTTTACTACCTAGGTCCAATGTTCCGCTATGAGCGACCCCAAATTGGGCGTTATCGGCAATTTGATCAACTTGGTGTGGAAATTTATGGCGAAGCGAACCTTTACCAGGATTTAGAATTAATAAGTTTAATTAAAGGTATTACCGATACCTTCGGTTTGACTCAAGAAGTGGAATTAGAAGTAAATTATTTAGTTTCGGGAGCCAATAGGCAAGACTATTTAACTCTTTTGAAAAAGTGCTTACATCATGAAAACCAAAGTCGACCACTTTGCGATGATTGTCGCCGACGTCTTGAAACAAATCCTCTAAGAACCTTGGATTGTAAGATTGACAATATTCAAGCTATTGAAAATTTGCCCTTGATGAAGGATTTCTTGACAACTACAGAGAGCAATGATTGAGAAGATTTTTTAATGGGTCTAAACGAATTGGAAATTCCTTGAAAATGGAATCCATTATTAGTGCGTGGTTTAGATTATTACACCGGTTTGGTTTTTGAATTAAAAATCAAGAAACCAATATTAGGTTCACAAACCACGTTATTGGCTGGAGGTCGTTATAACGAACTCGTACAAAGTCTAGATGGACCACACTTACCAGCCATTGGCTTTGGTTTGGGTATTGACCGCTTTTTGTTAACTTTAGAAGCACTTAACTATCCATTTCCCAAAACCGATAGTCCAGTGATTATCACAGTACCATTAACTAAAGAAGCGGTGCTATGAAACTTAACATTTCTTCACAAGCTTCGTCAAAATCATTTAAAAGTTGAAACTGATTTAACCTTAAAAGGTTTAAAACATGGCTTCAAGCAAGCGCAAAAAACAAAAGCACGCTTTCTGCTTGTCATTGGTGATAAAGAGATGAAAAACCACCAAGGTCAATTGAAAGACCAAATTACCGGTCAAAGTATTATTTTACCGTTAGCGGAGATTCCTAATTACCTATTAAATCACCGCCAATAA
- the yihA gene encoding ribosome biogenesis GTP-binding protein YihA/YsxC: protein MIKQAQFIKSAAGREGWIDDQINEICFLGRSNVGKSSFINNLTNKKKLAKVSSTPGKTKLLNFFDINNGQFRIVDAPGYGFSKTTLAEKQQFARMMEDYLMNRSNLKGAVMLVDLRRKPNADDQQLYNFLKQLNLPVILIGTKLDKLKKNEINKNEKLIKNTLNYDQSDKFIKISNLNKGDLMPVYQGLIALAERK, encoded by the coding sequence ATGATTAAACAAGCCCAATTTATCAAATCAGCAGCAGGTCGCGAGGGGTGAATTGATGATCAAATTAATGAAATTTGTTTTTTAGGAAGGTCGAATGTTGGTAAATCCTCATTCATTAACAACCTCACTAACAAAAAAAAATTAGCAAAAGTTTCGTCAACACCAGGTAAAACTAAATTACTTAATTTTTTCGATATCAATAATGGTCAATTTCGGATTGTTGACGCTCCTGGATATGGTTTTTCAAAAACGACTTTAGCGGAAAAACAACAATTCGCGCGTATGATGGAAGACTACCTAATGAACCGCTCCAACCTTAAGGGAGCGGTGATGCTAGTTGACTTACGACGTAAACCAAATGCCGATGACCAACAGCTTTACAATTTTTTGAAGCAATTAAATTTGCCTGTTATTTTAATTGGCACTAAATTAGATAAACTTAAGAAGAATGAAATAAACAAAAATGAGAAATTAATTAAGAATACTCTTAACTACGATCAAAGTGATAAATTTATCAAAATTTCGAATTTGAACAAAGGTGATCTAATGCCAGTTTATCAAGGTCTCATTGCACTTGCCGAAAGGAAATAA
- a CDS encoding cation-translocating P-type ATPase, whose protein sequence is MNFEGLNQVDLAKNLKTNLNEGLSKNEAANRLKTDGLNVLPQAHYKPWFVIFLLALVEPLQIILILAAIISVIAPRIGHWSDPLSISDFIDFIVIIFIVLLDATLETVQTLKARQSVEALKSITKPTAVVIRNGNQITVPSQDLVKGDVVVIEAGQYIPADLRLFETSDCFIDESALTGESVPVQKFGETQKETPILADKKNIAFMGTFVTNGRALGVVITTGVHTEIGKIDAAIKSSKDEMTPLEKKLKKFSFWISGVALIIGLVMFLSLYFSGEKSHWSNYLMVAITLAIGIIPESLPAVVSITLSIATKRMTKENVIVKKLSSVETLGSVNIICTDKTGTLTQNKMTVKDVLWNQNILSSQKFIESVTNNQKKLFCQSLVLPNDSISEEGERIGDPTELALIDFAELMGWDEIKARKLWPRKAAIPFDSKRKLMTTLNAVGQSKYVFTKGAVDQLLKICNQVIIDDKVQPLTATIKKNILLASRKMSDKALRVLGFAYKPVTNDTQKPDEKNLIFLGAVGMMDPVRPSAIQTIREANQAGCQVVMLTGDHVDTALAIARELDLAYTHYEVMAADVLEKMPDQELLRIIDNIKVFARVNPEHKVRIITLLQEKNNIVAMTGDGVNDAPSLAKADIGIAMGKGGTDVAKEAADVILTDDNFATIMKGVDQGRNVYQKIRQAIVLLLGYNLANVLTIFILSLINHTSPLQAVDILYLNLIVESCLAIALGMGPVDSSLMYLPPPKRNANLLKGVWGSILKIAFFLTLAFIVAYFLGASTLPKGDSGRALRGQTVLFMTMAFAPLSLAHCIKLTNWKASTRIPWLISKPLIYASLIGVGVNLLVIFIPGLNDQIFGLMGYGSGGWNKTNWWLIFISLGLSLVPTLLTIITNTLIFYIYHYAPPAWQRNRRLVTQMVHEDQTMAKSKKKKRKN, encoded by the coding sequence ATGAACTTTGAAGGATTAAACCAAGTCGATTTAGCAAAAAATTTAAAAACCAATTTAAACGAGGGACTTTCTAAAAACGAAGCTGCCAACCGCCTAAAAACCGATGGTTTAAACGTTTTACCACAAGCTCATTACAAACCATGGTTTGTCATCTTTTTATTGGCTTTAGTGGAACCACTCCAAATTATCCTGATTCTTGCAGCTATCATTTCGGTGATCGCCCCACGAATTGGTCATTGGTCAGACCCTTTATCAATAAGCGACTTTATTGACTTTATTGTGATTATTTTTATCGTCCTTCTCGATGCCACTTTAGAAACGGTCCAAACTTTAAAAGCCCGGCAATCGGTTGAAGCTTTAAAGTCCATTACCAAACCAACAGCCGTCGTTATTCGTAATGGAAACCAAATCACGGTTCCATCGCAAGATCTTGTCAAAGGAGATGTAGTTGTTATTGAAGCTGGCCAATATATTCCAGCTGACTTAAGATTATTTGAGACTTCAGATTGCTTTATTGATGAATCTGCTTTAACTGGGGAGTCGGTACCAGTACAAAAATTTGGTGAGACACAAAAAGAAACACCAATTCTTGCTGATAAAAAAAATATTGCCTTTATGGGTACGTTTGTGACTAATGGAAGAGCTCTCGGAGTTGTGATAACTACTGGCGTTCATACAGAAATTGGCAAAATCGACGCAGCCATTAAAAGTTCCAAAGATGAGATGACACCTCTAGAAAAGAAATTAAAAAAATTTAGTTTTTGAATTTCTGGAGTGGCCCTGATAATCGGTTTGGTTATGTTTCTATCGCTATATTTCAGTGGTGAAAAAAGCCATTGAAGCAATTACTTAATGGTTGCGATTACTTTGGCTATCGGTATTATTCCCGAATCACTTCCCGCTGTAGTTTCAATCACTTTATCCATCGCCACTAAAAGAATGACTAAAGAAAACGTGATTGTTAAAAAACTTAGTTCAGTGGAAACCCTCGGAAGTGTTAACATAATTTGCACCGATAAAACGGGAACATTGACACAAAATAAAATGACAGTTAAAGATGTTTTATGAAACCAAAACATTCTTTCCTCTCAAAAGTTTATTGAATCCGTTACCAATAACCAAAAAAAATTATTTTGTCAAAGTTTAGTCTTGCCAAATGATTCAATTTCAGAAGAAGGCGAACGAATTGGTGACCCTACCGAATTAGCCTTGATTGATTTTGCGGAATTAATGGGTTGAGACGAAATTAAAGCTCGCAAACTGTGACCACGAAAAGCCGCAATTCCTTTTGACTCTAAGCGGAAGTTGATGACTACTTTGAATGCTGTGGGTCAAAGTAAATATGTTTTCACTAAAGGGGCGGTTGATCAATTATTAAAGATTTGTAATCAGGTAATTATTGATGACAAAGTCCAACCACTTACGGCAACCATTAAAAAGAATATTTTATTAGCAAGTCGAAAGATGTCTGATAAAGCTTTAAGAGTCCTTGGTTTTGCTTACAAACCAGTCACCAACGACACTCAAAAACCTGATGAAAAAAACCTGATTTTCTTAGGAGCGGTTGGAATGATGGACCCAGTGAGACCTTCGGCCATTCAAACAATTCGCGAAGCCAATCAAGCTGGTTGCCAAGTAGTGATGTTAACTGGAGATCATGTAGATACCGCTTTAGCGATTGCCCGCGAATTAGATTTAGCTTATACACACTATGAAGTTATGGCAGCGGATGTTCTTGAAAAAATGCCTGATCAAGAACTTTTAAGAATTATTGATAATATTAAAGTTTTTGCGCGAGTAAACCCAGAACATAAAGTAAGGATTATTACGTTACTCCAAGAAAAAAACAATATTGTTGCAATGACGGGCGATGGGGTAAATGATGCTCCTTCATTGGCAAAAGCAGATATTGGTATTGCCATGGGTAAAGGGGGAACTGATGTAGCCAAAGAGGCTGCTGATGTCATCCTTACCGATGATAATTTTGCCACTATTATGAAAGGTGTTGACCAAGGTCGAAATGTTTACCAAAAAATTCGGCAAGCCATTGTTCTCCTTTTAGGTTATAACCTAGCCAATGTCTTAACAATTTTTATTCTTTCTTTAATTAACCACACATCACCATTACAAGCTGTTGATATTCTGTATTTAAATTTGATTGTTGAGTCATGTCTAGCAATTGCACTTGGAATGGGTCCGGTTGATAGTAGTTTAATGTATCTTCCTCCACCGAAAAGAAATGCTAATTTATTAAAAGGGGTTTGAGGGTCGATTTTAAAAATTGCGTTCTTTTTAACCTTAGCCTTCATTGTTGCTTATTTCTTAGGGGCCTCAACTTTACCAAAAGGTGATTCAGGTCGAGCCCTTCGCGGACAAACCGTACTCTTCATGACTATGGCTTTTGCTCCCCTAAGTTTAGCTCATTGCATTAAATTAACTAACTGGAAAGCTTCAACTAGGATTCCGTGATTAATTTCTAAACCTTTAATTTATGCCTCGTTAATTGGCGTTGGGGTAAATTTATTAGTCATTTTTATACCCGGACTTAATGACCAAATTTTTGGTCTAATGGGTTATGGATCGGGAGGATGAAATAAAACCAATTGGTGATTAATTTTCATTAGTCTTGGTCTAAGTTTGGTCCCAACATTATTAACGATTATTACCAATACTTTAATTTTTTATATTTATCATTATGCTCCACCAGCATGACAACGAAACCGTCGTTTAGTAACCCAAATGGTTCATGAAGATCAAACGATGGCCAAATCAAAGAAAAAGAAAAGAAAAAACTAG
- a CDS encoding valine--tRNA ligase, with protein MSDANAKTPLPLKYQHHEVEEGRYQWWKEHKLFDSHPQSGKKPFTILVPPPNVTGKLHLGHAWDNALEDALIRFKHLNGFDTLFVPGLDHAGIATQTKVEAHLFQQEGKRRWDLGREGFIEEIWKWKETYSETIRQQWAKLGLALDYRFEKFTLDKDVNNLVNYVFVTLYNNGLIYRGKRIVNWDPSQKTAISNIEVIYRETPGQMYYFKYQLVDSDDYLEVATTRPETMFADQCLVVNPNDERYKKYHGKMVINPVNNMIIPVIADSYVETDFGTGVMKCTPAHDVNDFEIGERHNLAKPLCLNEDGTLTTSCGPDYAGLDRFEARDKIIHNTKQAQTFLKAENIVHQVGYSERSNTIVEPYLSNQWFVKMEPLAKLVLDFQKTNQKISFFPERFNEVLLQWMNNPQDWTISRQLWWGHQIPAWYHKETKEIYVGLEAPHPTQDWERDADVLDTWFSSALWPLVTLGWKPDQANPLFDHYYPTSVLVTGYDIIFFWVARMIFQSLYFTHQKPFNQVLIHGLVRDEQGRKMSKSLGNGVDPMDVIANYGADALRLFLLTSSTPGQDLKYNEEKVKNSWNFLNKLWNASRFVYLQLPDNFKFDEAIMIAHDGANEANNWILNELKLVMNKSQALIDAFEFGLAGKEIYDFVWNKYCSWFIELAKVNLANKTDPAVQESTQQTLVYVLQNILIMLHPFAPFITERLYQELPNPSHLSIMLETWVNPITIKQTPNFPLLLELISKIREFRADQTINKSVHLVFNLQKLNAHHIQVFKSELPLWNAYLKKLVNSELVLTTINNEKTDLISLPVKEFFLEVPVSQFIKADVLAAQWQNHKKMLEVEIERSQKILSNPNFLAKAQPGKVAEEQKKYADYQEQLKSLLEKMTQK; from the coding sequence ATGTCAGACGCAAATGCAAAAACCCCCTTGCCTTTAAAATACCAACATCACGAGGTTGAAGAAGGTCGCTATCAATGATGAAAGGAACATAAACTCTTTGATTCTCACCCACAATCAGGCAAAAAACCTTTCACTATTTTAGTTCCTCCCCCTAACGTGACCGGTAAATTACACTTAGGTCATGCTTGAGATAATGCTTTAGAAGATGCTTTAATTCGTTTCAAGCATCTAAATGGCTTCGATACCCTCTTTGTGCCAGGGCTTGATCATGCTGGAATTGCCACCCAAACTAAAGTGGAGGCTCATCTTTTTCAACAAGAGGGAAAAAGACGTTGAGATCTTGGGCGTGAAGGCTTTATTGAAGAAATTTGAAAATGAAAAGAGACCTATAGCGAAACCATCCGCCAACAATGAGCCAAATTAGGTTTAGCTTTAGACTACCGTTTTGAGAAATTTACCTTAGATAAAGATGTTAATAATTTAGTTAACTATGTTTTCGTGACTTTATATAATAACGGTCTGATTTATCGCGGAAAACGCATTGTCAATTGGGACCCTAGCCAAAAAACTGCTATTTCTAATATTGAAGTTATTTACCGTGAGACTCCGGGGCAAATGTATTACTTTAAATACCAACTAGTTGATAGTGATGATTATTTAGAAGTGGCCACGACGCGTCCAGAAACAATGTTTGCTGACCAATGTTTAGTAGTTAACCCTAATGATGAACGTTACAAAAAATACCACGGTAAAATGGTAATTAATCCTGTTAATAACATGATAATTCCAGTTATTGCTGACAGTTATGTGGAAACTGACTTTGGGACAGGAGTAATGAAATGTACTCCAGCCCATGATGTTAATGATTTTGAAATTGGGGAACGTCATAATTTGGCTAAACCGCTTTGTCTTAATGAGGATGGAACTTTAACTACTAGTTGTGGTCCTGATTATGCCGGTTTAGATCGCTTTGAAGCGCGAGATAAAATAATCCATAATACCAAACAAGCCCAAACTTTCTTAAAAGCTGAAAATATCGTTCACCAAGTTGGCTATTCGGAACGTTCCAACACAATCGTCGAACCTTATTTATCAAACCAGTGATTCGTGAAGATGGAGCCATTAGCAAAACTAGTCCTTGATTTTCAAAAAACAAACCAAAAAATTAGTTTCTTTCCAGAGCGTTTTAATGAAGTTCTTCTCCAATGGATGAATAACCCACAAGACTGAACGATTTCGCGCCAACTTTGATGAGGTCACCAAATTCCTGCTTGGTACCATAAAGAAACCAAAGAAATCTATGTTGGCCTTGAAGCTCCACATCCGACTCAAGATTGAGAACGTGATGCTGATGTTTTAGATACTTGGTTTTCTTCAGCCTTATGACCGTTAGTCACTCTTGGTTGGAAACCGGACCAAGCAAACCCACTATTTGACCATTATTACCCAACTAGTGTTTTAGTGACAGGTTATGACATTATCTTTTTCTGAGTAGCCAGAATGATTTTTCAAAGTCTTTACTTTACCCACCAAAAACCCTTCAACCAAGTTCTAATTCACGGTTTGGTTCGTGATGAACAAGGGCGAAAAATGTCAAAATCATTAGGTAATGGTGTTGACCCAATGGATGTCATTGCAAATTATGGGGCTGATGCTTTGCGTTTGTTTTTGCTAACAAGCTCAACCCCAGGCCAAGATTTAAAATATAATGAGGAAAAAGTTAAAAATTCCTGAAATTTTTTAAATAAATTGTGGAATGCAAGTCGTTTTGTTTATTTACAACTACCAGATAATTTTAAATTTGATGAAGCAATTATGATTGCCCATGATGGGGCTAACGAAGCTAACAATTGAATTCTTAATGAATTAAAACTAGTGATGAACAAAAGTCAGGCTTTGATTGATGCTTTTGAATTCGGTTTGGCAGGCAAAGAAATTTATGACTTTGTTTGAAATAAATATTGTTCTTGATTCATCGAACTAGCAAAGGTTAATTTGGCAAACAAAACTGATCCCGCGGTTCAAGAAAGCACTCAGCAAACGTTGGTTTATGTTCTCCAAAATATTTTAATAATGCTCCATCCATTTGCCCCTTTTATTACTGAAAGACTTTATCAAGAACTTCCGAATCCAAGCCATTTGTCAATTATGCTAGAAACTTGAGTTAATCCCATCACCATTAAACAAACTCCCAATTTTCCCTTACTTTTGGAATTAATTAGTAAAATTCGGGAATTTAGAGCTGACCAAACAATCAACAAATCCGTTCATTTAGTTTTTAATCTACAAAAATTAAATGCCCATCATATTCAAGTTTTCAAAAGTGAATTACCACTTTGAAACGCCTATCTTAAAAAATTAGTAAATAGCGAGTTGGTCTTAACGACGATTAATAATGAAAAAACGGATTTAATTTCCCTTCCTGTCAAGGAGTTTTTCCTTGAAGTTCCAGTTAGTCAGTTTATTAAGGCTGATGTTTTAGCAGCCCAATGGCAAAACCACAAAAAAATGCTGGAAGTAGAAATTGAACGAAGTCAAAAAATTCTCTCAAACCCCAATTTTTTAGCTAAGGCCCAACCGGGAAAAGTGGCCGAAGAGCAAAAAAAATATGCTGACTACCAAGAGCAATTAAAAAGTCTTCTCGAAAAAATGACCCAAAAATAA
- the aspS gene encoding aspartate--tRNA ligase codes for MQRTHTCGDLNLTNLDQPVILQGWVKKIRKMGGLTFVDLRDIYGVIQLKISNSEATKLHPEDVIQVSGIVAKRPQANLQLATGEIEVLVDQVKIISHSQTLPFPIENDITTTEETRLKYRYLDLRRPNMQNNLIFRSRLNAAIRDFFKIQNFLEVETPYLAKATPEGARDFLVPARLNKNKFYALPQSPQLFKQLLMIAGVDRYYQIVRCFRDEDLRLDRQLEFTQLDLEMAFATNEDVMFLVDQLTAHLFKDLLNETIALPIPRLTYQEAMESYGSDKPDLRFGIKIQNVTTLLKNTEVKFFQNLGHEVIRGIAIDQLLTKKQLAQIEEIGKHNHLKNLAIAKITSGEWSGSLASQLSTTEKTALLQKFGLENQGTILLTRGKNASLSQALGAMRLEISKIFSLANPQVHKLVWIVDFPLFEWSDEEGRYQAAHHPFTMPRADYQTNFHIKKAEAIASAYDLVLNGFEIGGGSQRIADPEMQKLMFEAIGLTPEQAEKNFGWFLEAYHYGAPYHAGLALGLDRIAMILTENTSIREVIAFPKNASGIDPMSEAPGTVSQAQLNELHLKLDK; via the coding sequence ATGCAACGGACACATACCTGTGGAGATTTAAATCTAACTAATCTTGATCAACCCGTAATTCTGCAAGGTTGAGTGAAAAAAATTCGCAAAATGGGAGGCTTAACTTTTGTTGATTTACGAGACATTTATGGAGTGATTCAGTTAAAAATTTCTAACTCTGAAGCAACAAAATTGCATCCTGAAGACGTTATTCAAGTGTCAGGGATAGTCGCTAAGCGACCTCAAGCAAACTTGCAATTAGCAACTGGAGAAATTGAGGTTCTAGTTGACCAGGTGAAAATCATTAGTCATTCGCAAACACTTCCTTTTCCAATTGAAAACGACATTACAACAACTGAAGAAACCCGCTTAAAATATCGCTATTTAGATTTACGTCGTCCCAATATGCAAAATAATTTAATTTTTCGTTCACGTTTAAACGCCGCTATTCGCGACTTTTTCAAAATTCAAAATTTTTTAGAAGTAGAAACTCCTTATTTAGCAAAAGCAACCCCAGAAGGAGCGCGAGACTTTCTTGTTCCGGCCCGCTTAAACAAAAATAAATTTTATGCTTTGCCTCAATCGCCACAATTATTTAAGCAATTACTAATGATTGCTGGAGTGGACCGTTATTACCAAATTGTAAGATGTTTCCGTGACGAAGATTTGCGTCTTGATCGTCAACTAGAATTTACACAATTGGATTTAGAAATGGCCTTCGCTACTAACGAAGATGTAATGTTTTTAGTTGACCAACTAACTGCACATCTTTTTAAGGATTTGCTTAATGAAACAATCGCCTTACCGATCCCCCGTTTAACATACCAAGAAGCGATGGAAAGTTATGGTAGTGATAAGCCTGACTTAAGATTTGGTATTAAAATTCAGAATGTCACTACGCTTTTGAAAAATACTGAAGTCAAATTCTTTCAAAATCTTGGTCATGAAGTCATTCGAGGAATTGCTATTGACCAATTATTAACTAAAAAACAACTTGCGCAAATAGAAGAAATTGGCAAACATAACCATTTAAAAAATTTAGCAATCGCCAAAATTACTAGTGGTGAATGAAGTGGAAGTTTAGCTTCGCAATTATCGACAACCGAAAAAACTGCTCTACTCCAAAAATTTGGGTTGGAAAACCAAGGGACGATTTTATTAACTCGTGGTAAAAATGCTAGTTTATCACAAGCTCTAGGCGCAATGCGTTTAGAGATTAGCAAAATCTTTAGTTTGGCTAATCCACAAGTCCATAAATTGGTTTGGATTGTTGATTTTCCGCTTTTCGAATGAAGTGATGAAGAAGGTCGCTACCAAGCTGCCCACCACCCTTTCACGATGCCAAGAGCTGATTACCAAACTAATTTCCACATTAAAAAAGCCGAAGCAATTGCTAGTGCCTACGATTTGGTACTGAATGGTTTTGAAATTGGAGGTGGTTCCCAAAGAATTGCTGATCCTGAAATGCAAAAGTTAATGTTTGAGGCCATTGGTTTGACTCCAGAACAAGCTGAAAAGAACTTTGGCTGGTTTTTAGAGGCTTACCATTATGGTGCCCCTTATCATGCTGGTTTGGCACTCGGTTTAGACCGCATCGCCATGATTTTGACGGAAAACACATCAATTAGAGAAGTGATCGCCTTCCCAAAAAATGCCTCTGGAATCGACCCGATGTCTGAAGCCCCAGGAACTGTTTCCCAAGCCCAATTAAACGAACTTCATTTAAAATTAGACAAATAA
- a CDS encoding MurR/RpiR family transcriptional regulator: protein MLIVEESYENLVATDRLIIKKINQHPDAFINSSIVEFAKNVSTAVSTISKFVRRLGFTNYREFQNYLITSYLLEREKNYSDFLFQIKRDEEIENLKKIEFYAIEETIKLLDQRQLKNVAQRICEANKIWLIGSGQNFLQLQDLCNNLRIVGCNAFATSFPNNHAFEIMNLDSDDLVIFMADNYESNVYFNLVRKLKENHVTLVMITALNKFFINDMDFILNYFAFPLKSTPSLVGNTKVQSFFLNNLIMTYILKQKSTNPNWTNPKRW from the coding sequence TTGTTAATTGTTGAAGAATCTTATGAAAACCTAGTAGCTACTGATCGTCTAATTATTAAAAAAATTAACCAACATCCCGATGCCTTTATTAATTCATCAATTGTCGAATTTGCTAAAAATGTAAGTACCGCAGTGTCAACAATTAGCAAATTTGTTCGTCGCTTGGGATTTACTAATTACCGCGAATTTCAAAATTATCTAATAACATCTTATTTATTAGAACGAGAAAAAAATTATTCTGATTTCCTTTTTCAAATTAAAAGGGATGAAGAAATCGAAAATTTAAAAAAGATTGAATTTTACGCTATTGAAGAAACGATTAAATTGTTAGACCAACGTCAATTAAAAAATGTGGCGCAAAGAATTTGCGAGGCAAATAAAATTTGGCTGATTGGTAGTGGACAAAATTTTTTGCAGTTGCAAGACTTATGTAATAATTTAAGAATAGTTGGTTGCAACGCCTTCGCTACTTCGTTTCCAAATAACCACGCTTTCGAAATTATGAATTTAGATAGTGATGACCTTGTTATTTTTATGGCGGATAATTATGAATCAAATGTTTATTTTAATTTAGTAAGAAAGTTAAAAGAAAACCATGTTACTTTAGTTATGATTACGGCTTTAAATAAATTTTTCATAAATGATATGGATTTTATTCTAAATTATTTTGCCTTTCCACTTAAAAGCACACCATCATTGGTAGGCAATACAAAAGTGCAAAGTTTTTTTCTAAACAACCTAATTATGACTTACATTCTAAAACAAAAAAGCACAAACCCAAATTGAACAAATCCTAAAAGATGATAA